Part of the Leclercia sp. AS011 genome is shown below.
AAAACCGGTGTTGGCGTTCCCGATGTACTCGAACGCCTGGTGCGTGACATCCCGGCCCCGGAAGGTGACGCAGACGCGCCACTGCAGGCGCTGATCATCGACTCCTGGTTCGATAACTATCTCGGCGTAGTCTCGCTGGTGCGTATTAAAAACGGCACCATGCGTAAAGGCGACAAAATTAAAGTGATGAGCACCGGGCAGGTCTATAACGCTGACCGTCTGGGGATCTTCACGCCAAAACAGGTTGACCGTACCGAGCTGAAATGCGGCGAAGTAGGCTGGCTGGTTTGTGCCATCAAAGACATCCTCGGCGCACCGGTGGGCGATACCCTGACCCAGGCACGTAACCCGGCAGATAAAGCGCTGCCAGGTTTCAAAAAGGTGAAACCGCAGGTTTACGCCGGTCTGTTCCCGGTCAGCTCCGATGATTACGAGAACTTCCGTGACGCGCTCGGCAAGCTGAGCCTGAATGATGCATCCCTGTTCTATGAGCCAGAAAGCTCAACGGCGCTGGGCTTCGGCTTCCGCTGCGGCTTCCTCGGCCTGCTGCACATGGAGATCATCCAGGAGCGTCTGGAGCGTGAATACGATCTGGATCTGATCACCACCGCACCGACAGTAGTGTATGAAGTTGAAACCACCTCGAAAGAGGTTATCTACGTCGACAGCCCGTCCAAGCTGCCGCCGCTGAACAATATTCATGAGCTGCGCGAGCCGATTGCAGAGTGTCACATGCTGCTGCCGCAGGAGTTCCTGGGGAACGTCATCACGCTGTGTATCGAGAAGCGTGGCGTACAGACCAACATGGTTTACCACGGTAACCAGGTGGCGCTGACCTATGAAATCCCAATGGCAGAAGTGGTGCTCGACTTCTTCGACCGCCTGAAGTCCACCTCCCGCGGCTATGCGTCGCTGGATTACAACTTCAAACGCTTCCAGGCTTCTAACATGGTGCGTGTGGACGTGCTGATCAACAGCGAGCGTGTCGATGCGCT
Proteins encoded:
- the lepA gene encoding translation elongation factor 4, with amino-acid sequence MKNIRNFSIIAHIDHGKSTLSDRIIQICGGLSDREMAAQVLDSMDLERERGITIKAQSVTLDYKASDGETYQLNFIDTPGHVDFSYEVSRSLAACEGALLVVDAGQGVEAQTLANCYTAMEMDLEVVPVLNKIDLPAADPERVAEEIEDIVGIDATDAVRCSAKTGVGVPDVLERLVRDIPAPEGDADAPLQALIIDSWFDNYLGVVSLVRIKNGTMRKGDKIKVMSTGQVYNADRLGIFTPKQVDRTELKCGEVGWLVCAIKDILGAPVGDTLTQARNPADKALPGFKKVKPQVYAGLFPVSSDDYENFRDALGKLSLNDASLFYEPESSTALGFGFRCGFLGLLHMEIIQERLEREYDLDLITTAPTVVYEVETTSKEVIYVDSPSKLPPLNNIHELREPIAECHMLLPQEFLGNVITLCIEKRGVQTNMVYHGNQVALTYEIPMAEVVLDFFDRLKSTSRGYASLDYNFKRFQASNMVRVDVLINSERVDALALITHNDNAPYRGRELVEKMKELIPRQQFDIAIQAAIGNHIIARSTVKQLRKNVLAKCYGGDVSRKKKLLQKQKEGKKRMKQVGNVELPQEAFLAILHVGKDGK